A single window of Qipengyuania sediminis DNA harbors:
- a CDS encoding primosomal protein N', whose translation MNRVRVIVFNAALGPLDYSVPDGMTAGPGAVVACPLGPRTILGLVWEPERLPGADVPAEKLRPLREVLPVPPLAAPLRRLIEWTADYYCAPIAAVARMALSSGGALKGAATTIEYRLSGGLPERLTPQRAAAIAALEGEQATIRELAGIAGVSEGVLRGLVNQGVLTPIAVDCDRPYPRPRPDHAPPALTEAQAQAGAALRASVRAERFAPFLLDGVTGSGKTETYFEPVAEALAMGRQVLVLLPEIALTEAFLKRFEDRFGAAPVLWHSSLKSTERRRAWRAVAAGTAEVVVGARSALFLPFARLGLIVVDEAHETSFKQDDGVRYNARDVAVMRAHFESVPVVLASATPALESLAMAEAGTYTKVDLPARFGGAAMPRIATLDLTKEKPGRGAWLAEPLVAAMQDRLAKGEQALLFLNRRGYAPLTLCRNCGFRFQCPNCSAWLVEHRFSSRLACHHCGHETAVPERCPECGEPDCLVACGPGVERIADEVRERLPEARVFVATSDTLNSPGRAAQFVAEVEARAVDVIVGTQLVTKGFHFPELTLVGVVDADLGLEGGDLRAAERTYQQIAQVSGRAGRGAKPGEVLIQTRHPQAPVIAALAAGDRDAFYQAETEARRMAGAPPFGRWAAIIVSSEEEADARDAAQRIGRARPDHSNLAVYGPAPAPMSLLRGRYRYRLLVNARRSAALQDIIRGWLGPLDHPAGVRVGVDIDPYSFV comes from the coding sequence ATGAACCGCGTTCGCGTCATCGTCTTCAACGCCGCACTCGGCCCGCTCGACTATAGCGTGCCCGACGGCATGACGGCGGGCCCCGGCGCGGTGGTCGCCTGCCCGCTCGGTCCGCGCACGATCCTGGGGCTGGTGTGGGAGCCCGAACGGCTGCCTGGGGCCGACGTTCCGGCGGAGAAGCTGCGCCCCTTGCGCGAAGTGCTGCCGGTGCCGCCGCTGGCAGCGCCGCTGAGGCGGCTGATCGAATGGACCGCCGATTATTACTGCGCCCCGATCGCCGCGGTCGCGCGCATGGCATTGTCGTCAGGCGGGGCGCTGAAGGGCGCGGCGACGACGATCGAATATCGCTTGTCGGGCGGGCTGCCCGAGCGACTGACCCCTCAGCGCGCTGCCGCCATCGCGGCTCTGGAAGGCGAGCAGGCGACCATCCGCGAGCTCGCCGGAATCGCGGGGGTCTCGGAAGGGGTGCTGCGCGGCCTCGTCAATCAGGGGGTGCTGACGCCCATCGCGGTGGATTGCGACCGCCCCTACCCCCGCCCCCGCCCAGACCATGCGCCGCCCGCACTGACCGAGGCCCAGGCACAGGCAGGGGCCGCATTGCGGGCTTCGGTGCGTGCCGAGCGCTTCGCGCCCTTCCTGCTCGACGGCGTGACCGGATCGGGCAAGACGGAGACCTATTTCGAACCCGTTGCAGAGGCGCTCGCGATGGGCCGCCAGGTCCTGGTGCTGCTGCCGGAGATCGCGCTGACCGAGGCCTTTCTGAAACGCTTCGAAGACCGCTTCGGCGCGGCGCCGGTGCTGTGGCATTCCAGCCTCAAATCGACCGAGCGCCGCCGCGCCTGGCGCGCGGTCGCGGCGGGGACGGCCGAGGTGGTGGTGGGCGCGCGCTCGGCGCTGTTCCTGCCCTTCGCGCGGCTTGGCCTCATCGTGGTGGACGAAGCGCACGAGACCAGTTTCAAGCAGGACGACGGCGTGCGCTACAACGCGCGCGATGTCGCGGTGATGCGCGCCCATTTCGAAAGTGTGCCGGTGGTGCTGGCGAGCGCCACCCCGGCGCTGGAAAGCCTGGCGATGGCGGAGGCGGGGACCTACACGAAAGTCGACCTTCCTGCCCGCTTCGGCGGTGCGGCGATGCCGCGGATTGCCACGCTCGACCTCACGAAGGAGAAGCCAGGCCGCGGCGCCTGGCTCGCCGAGCCGCTGGTCGCGGCGATGCAGGACCGCCTCGCGAAGGGCGAGCAGGCGCTGCTGTTCCTCAACCGCCGCGGCTATGCGCCGCTCACGCTATGCCGCAATTGCGGCTTCCGGTTCCAGTGCCCGAACTGCAGCGCCTGGCTGGTCGAGCACCGCTTCTCGTCGCGCCTCGCCTGCCACCATTGCGGACACGAGACCGCGGTGCCCGAACGCTGCCCCGAATGCGGCGAGCCCGACTGCCTGGTCGCTTGTGGGCCGGGGGTGGAGCGCATCGCCGACGAGGTGCGCGAACGGCTGCCGGAAGCGCGGGTCTTCGTCGCGACCTCGGACACTCTCAATTCGCCCGGGCGCGCCGCGCAGTTCGTGGCCGAGGTGGAGGCGCGTGCGGTTGACGTCATTGTCGGCACGCAGCTTGTCACCAAGGGGTTCCACTTTCCCGAGCTGACGCTGGTAGGAGTGGTCGACGCCGATCTGGGCCTCGAAGGCGGCGATCTGCGCGCGGCGGAGCGCACCTATCAGCAGATCGCGCAGGTTTCGGGGCGCGCGGGGCGGGGGGCGAAGCCGGGCGAGGTGCTGATCCAGACCCGCCATCCGCAAGCGCCCGTCATCGCCGCGCTGGCGGCAGGCGACCGCGATGCCTTCTACCAGGCCGAGACCGAAGCGCGGCGGATGGCCGGGGCCCCGCCCTTCGGCCGCTGGGCGGCGATCATCGTCTCGAGCGAGGAGGAGGCTGACGCGCGCGACGCCGCCCAGCGGATCGGCCGCGCCCGGCCCGATCACTCCAATCTCGCCGTCTACGGCCCCGCGCCCGCGCCGATGAGCCTGCTGCGCGGCCGCTATCGCTACCGCCTGCTCGTCAACGCCCGCCGCAGCGCCGCGCTGCAGGACATCATCCGCGGCTGGCTCGGACCCCTCGACCACCCCGCCGGGGTGCGGGTGGGCGTGGACATCGACCCCTACAGCTTCGTCTGA
- a CDS encoding NAD(P)-dependent oxidoreductase, producing the protein MTTTLLSALVRPLLEPQLPDWVAPRWFLSKEEALALAPEAAIGWVDLNDKEAMAEIVTAATSLKWLNSIYAGLDFLPLDLLAERGVTVTNGAGINAITIAEYTVMLMLTHAKGYAQVVRAQDRREWLLDSPGKRELAGERVLLLGLGAIGGLIKTRLEAFGMEVVPVRRSPAPGALGPDAWRVELGSFDWVILAVPATPETRHLIGANELSAMKPSAVLVNIARGEVVDQDALLSALKERRIDGALLDVTTPEPLPPDDPLWTAPGAQITMHLSGRAQTKMIQRSAARFLDNLERWHRGEPVEPRFDLTAGY; encoded by the coding sequence GTGACAACCACGCTCCTCTCCGCCCTCGTGCGCCCGCTGCTCGAACCGCAGCTGCCCGACTGGGTCGCGCCGCGCTGGTTCCTGTCGAAGGAGGAAGCGCTGGCGCTGGCGCCCGAGGCGGCGATCGGTTGGGTCGATCTCAACGACAAGGAGGCGATGGCCGAAATTGTCACCGCCGCCACCAGCCTCAAATGGCTCAACTCGATCTACGCCGGGCTCGATTTTCTCCCGCTCGACCTTCTGGCCGAGCGCGGGGTCACGGTCACCAACGGCGCGGGGATCAATGCGATCACCATCGCCGAATATACCGTCATGCTCATGCTGACCCACGCCAAGGGCTATGCCCAGGTGGTGCGGGCACAGGATCGTCGCGAGTGGCTTCTGGATAGCCCCGGCAAGCGCGAGCTTGCCGGGGAACGTGTGCTGCTGCTGGGGCTCGGAGCGATCGGCGGGCTTATCAAGACCCGGCTTGAGGCGTTCGGCATGGAGGTCGTGCCGGTCCGCCGAAGCCCGGCGCCCGGCGCGCTCGGACCGGACGCATGGCGCGTCGAGCTCGGCAGCTTCGACTGGGTGATCCTCGCCGTGCCGGCCACGCCCGAAACTCGCCACCTCATCGGCGCGAATGAGCTATCGGCGATGAAACCCAGCGCCGTTCTCGTGAATATCGCGCGCGGCGAGGTCGTGGACCAGGACGCCTTGCTGTCGGCGCTGAAGGAGCGAAGGATCGACGGCGCGCTGCTCGATGTAACGACCCCCGAACCGCTGCCGCCCGATGACCCGCTGTGGACTGCACCTGGCGCGCAGATCACCATGCACCTGTCGGGCCGGGCGCAGACCAAGATGATTCAGCGCAGCGCGGCCCGCTTCCTCGACAATCTCGAACGCTGGCACCGCGGCGAACCGGTCGAGCCGCGCTTCGATCTCACCGCCGGATATTGA
- the fsa gene encoding fructose-6-phosphate aldolase, with the protein MKFFADTADTDAIKELAEAGLIDGVTTNPSLIHKAGRDFLEVTKEICALVDGPVSAEVVAADHAEMLREAEVLRRIADNVCIKVPLTIEGLKTCRALTGEGTMVNVTLCFSANQALLAAKAGATFVSPFLGRHDDNGFDGLDLIRDIRLIYDNYGFATEILAASIRHGIHVLECARIGADVMTAPPAVIMGLAKHVLTDKGIEAFTADWAATGQAIIAPVAHDPSAGSG; encoded by the coding sequence ATGAAGTTCTTTGCCGACACCGCCGATACCGACGCCATCAAGGAGCTCGCCGAAGCCGGGCTGATCGATGGCGTCACCACCAATCCCAGCCTGATTCACAAGGCCGGGCGCGATTTTCTCGAGGTGACGAAGGAAATCTGCGCTCTGGTCGACGGCCCGGTAAGCGCCGAGGTGGTGGCCGCCGACCATGCCGAGATGCTGCGCGAAGCCGAAGTGCTGCGCCGCATCGCCGACAATGTCTGCATCAAGGTGCCGCTGACCATTGAGGGTCTCAAGACGTGCCGCGCGCTGACGGGCGAGGGCACGATGGTCAATGTTACCCTGTGCTTCTCAGCCAACCAAGCGCTGCTGGCCGCCAAGGCGGGCGCGACTTTCGTCTCCCCCTTTCTCGGAAGGCACGACGACAACGGCTTCGACGGGCTTGACCTTATCCGCGACATTCGGCTCATCTACGACAATTACGGCTTCGCGACCGAAATCCTCGCCGCCAGCATCCGCCACGGCATCCATGTGCTCGAATGCGCGCGGATCGGCGCCGATGTCATGACCGCGCCGCCTGCCGTCATCATGGGGCTGGCGAAGCACGTGCTGACTGACAAGGGGATCGAAGCCTTCACAGCCGACTGGGCCGCGACGGGGCAGGCGATTATCGCCCCTGTCGCGCACGATCCTTCGGCAGGCTCAGGATGA
- the cysS gene encoding cysteine--tRNA ligase yields the protein MTDSPLRLYNSLTRRLETFTPIHPGAARVYSCGPTVYNYPHIGNMRAYVFADVLGRALRSKGYELTHVINITDVGHLTDDGDAGEDKLEKAAVGGSARDIARHYTEAYWADFRALNCREPAHWTVATAYVPQMIEFAKRIAEKHCYELPSGLYFDTSTVPDYGRLARAATGEGESRIDPVDGKRNAADFAIWRRTPPGETRQMEWDSPWGRGAPGWHLECSVMSGEVLGFPFDIHTGGIDHREIHHPNEIAQNQAHCGSADPGAAIWMHNNFLVDRTGKMSKSAGEFLRLQTLIDRGYHPLAYRMMCLQAHYRSELEFTWEGLGAALTRLKRMVMGTSKFLSRENYSASFDQGAKPAFRREILNGIDQALSDDLNTPMALTIVERLLLPSSSIEPFERWGVVKELDQIFGLRLFDLVRADLRIRPKSATITETEIEAQLVRRKEARSARDFATSDAIRDELAARGVEVMDGDPLEWEWKLS from the coding sequence ATGACCGATAGCCCGCTGCGCCTCTACAACTCGCTGACCCGCCGCCTCGAGACCTTCACGCCCATCCATCCGGGCGCGGCGCGCGTCTATTCCTGCGGTCCGACGGTCTACAATTACCCCCACATCGGCAATATGCGCGCCTATGTCTTCGCCGACGTGCTGGGGCGGGCGCTGCGGTCGAAGGGCTACGAGCTTACCCACGTCATCAACATCACCGATGTCGGCCACCTCACCGACGATGGCGACGCAGGCGAGGACAAGCTGGAGAAGGCGGCAGTCGGCGGGAGCGCACGCGACATCGCCCGCCATTATACCGAGGCCTATTGGGCGGACTTTCGCGCACTCAATTGTCGGGAGCCTGCCCACTGGACCGTCGCAACCGCTTACGTCCCGCAGATGATCGAATTCGCGAAGAGAATCGCGGAAAAGCACTGCTACGAGCTGCCGAGCGGGCTCTATTTCGACACATCCACCGTGCCCGACTACGGCCGGCTGGCGCGCGCCGCGACGGGTGAGGGCGAGAGCCGCATCGACCCCGTGGACGGCAAGCGCAACGCCGCGGATTTCGCGATCTGGCGCCGCACCCCGCCGGGCGAGACGCGGCAGATGGAATGGGACAGCCCCTGGGGCCGCGGCGCGCCCGGCTGGCACCTCGAATGCAGCGTGATGAGCGGCGAGGTGCTCGGCTTCCCCTTCGACATCCACACCGGCGGGATCGACCACCGCGAGATCCATCACCCCAACGAGATCGCGCAGAACCAGGCGCATTGCGGCAGCGCCGATCCGGGCGCCGCAATCTGGATGCACAACAACTTCCTGGTCGATCGAACAGGCAAGATGAGCAAGTCGGCGGGCGAGTTCCTGCGCCTCCAGACCCTCATCGACCGCGGCTACCACCCGCTGGCATATCGGATGATGTGCCTCCAGGCCCACTACCGCAGCGAGCTGGAGTTCACCTGGGAGGGACTGGGCGCGGCGCTGACCCGGTTAAAGCGGATGGTGATGGGGACTTCTAAGTTCCTCAGTCGCGAGAACTATTCTGCCTCGTTCGATCAAGGGGCGAAGCCTGCGTTCCGGCGCGAGATTCTGAACGGCATCGACCAAGCTCTCTCGGACGATCTGAATACGCCGATGGCGTTGACCATAGTGGAGAGGTTGTTGCTACCATCTAGCTCGATCGAACCCTTCGAGCGGTGGGGGGTGGTCAAGGAACTCGATCAAATATTCGGATTGAGGCTCTTTGACTTGGTTCGTGCCGACCTCCGCATCCGGCCCAAGTCCGCCACTATTACCGAGACCGAGATCGAAGCCCAACTCGTCCGCCGCAAGGAGGCGCGCTCGGCGAGGGACTTCGCCACCTCCGATGCCATCCGCGACGAGCTTGCGGCGCGAGGGGTTGAGGTGATGGACGGCGATCCGCTGGAGTGGGAATGGAAGCTCTCGTGA
- a CDS encoding LexA family transcriptional regulator, with protein MSKNISDGAAARAMLQDVARQRGKSLAELSRLIGRNPAYLQQYVMRGSPRQLNAADVRTIADYLGVAASALGPLAPAGTSAAPRGYWREVPRIALEASAGPGAVGLEEIAYDTIRFSHRWLREMGLEGAALSAIRVEGESMEPVLRSGDEIVVDRNKRTGEGIFVVRIGDALHVKTVLAAVPGRITLISENHAYPPLELARDEVEIIGRVVWKGGRV; from the coding sequence ATGTCGAAAAACATTTCCGATGGCGCGGCGGCGCGCGCCATGCTGCAGGACGTTGCGCGCCAGCGCGGCAAGAGCCTTGCCGAACTGTCGCGGCTGATCGGCCGCAATCCCGCCTATCTTCAGCAATATGTGATGAGGGGGAGCCCCCGGCAGTTGAACGCTGCCGACGTCCGCACCATTGCCGATTACCTGGGTGTTGCGGCAAGCGCGCTCGGGCCCCTCGCCCCCGCCGGCACCAGTGCTGCGCCCCGCGGCTATTGGCGCGAAGTGCCGCGCATCGCGCTCGAGGCTTCGGCCGGGCCGGGGGCTGTCGGCCTCGAGGAGATCGCTTATGACACGATCCGTTTCTCGCACCGCTGGCTGCGAGAAATGGGGCTCGAAGGCGCTGCGCTGTCCGCCATTCGGGTCGAGGGTGAGAGCATGGAACCGGTCCTGCGCAGCGGCGATGAGATCGTGGTCGACCGCAACAAGCGGACCGGCGAGGGCATATTCGTGGTCCGCATCGGCGACGCGCTGCATGTAAAGACCGTCCTCGCCGCGGTTCCGGGCCGCATAACTCTGATAAGCGAAAACCACGCCTATCCCCCTCTCGAGCTCGCGCGCGACGAGGTCGAGATCATCGGCCGCGTCGTTTGGAAGGGCGGGCGGGTCTGA
- a CDS encoding nitroreductase, with protein sequence MQVSEAVASRRSIRAFLDRPVDQAVLARVLERAQRAPSGGNTQPWHGIMLTGEPLQRLIARVAEDLPRGKEAFAPEYSIYPPELDGHYETRRRGVGEDMYGALQIPRDNKLQRLMWFARNFRAFEAPVLMLVHTPRYMGPPQWSDIGMWLQTIMLLLREEGLDSCAQEAWAVYSPQIREVVAIPDDHIFFCGLAIGYRDPDAPVNAFQVARAPLDQAVRWEGWQ encoded by the coding sequence ATGCAAGTCTCCGAAGCCGTCGCCAGCCGCCGCTCGATCCGTGCGTTTCTTGATCGGCCGGTCGATCAGGCGGTGCTGGCGCGGGTGCTCGAACGGGCGCAGCGGGCGCCTTCGGGGGGGAATACGCAGCCCTGGCATGGAATCATGCTGACCGGCGAGCCCCTGCAGCGGCTGATCGCGCGGGTGGCGGAGGATCTGCCGCGCGGGAAAGAGGCTTTCGCGCCCGAATACAGCATCTATCCTCCCGAGCTCGACGGGCATTACGAGACCCGGCGGCGCGGGGTGGGCGAGGATATGTATGGCGCGCTGCAAATCCCGCGCGACAACAAGCTCCAGCGGTTGATGTGGTTCGCCAGGAACTTCCGCGCCTTCGAGGCGCCGGTGCTGATGCTGGTGCATACCCCGCGCTACATGGGCCCGCCGCAGTGGTCTGACATCGGCATGTGGCTGCAGACGATCATGCTGCTGCTGCGCGAAGAAGGGCTCGATAGCTGTGCGCAGGAAGCCTGGGCGGTCTATTCACCGCAAATCCGCGAGGTGGTGGCAATCCCCGACGACCATATCTTCTTCTGCGGGCTCGCGATCGGCTACCGCGATCCGGACGCACCGGTGAACGCCTTCCAGGTGGCACGCGCCCCGCTCGACCAGGCGGTGCGGTGGGAGGGTTGGCAGTAG
- a CDS encoding DUF4197 family protein, protein MEFGTVLHTRRRLLSGIALGGAVLALPGCASVGGGYGLVDAVQRLLFLSSERAFGRMLQGGGFWDQQVAALGLANALGARGDVLSRILTSGLFKSRLDRAFGEIAWRGAERAAPIVTDAVRVIGFENAVDLVRAPPSAATAFLRGNLGTRLVDAMVPELGAAMRVASDPLVGQALAALTGVGLGDAATTFAASIDEVIWREIGTEEAAIRADPASTRDAAIIAVFGAARAI, encoded by the coding sequence ATGGAATTCGGGACAGTTCTGCACACCCGCCGCCGCCTTTTGAGCGGCATCGCCTTGGGCGGCGCGGTGCTGGCTCTGCCGGGCTGCGCCAGCGTCGGCGGCGGTTACGGGCTGGTCGATGCGGTGCAGCGGCTGTTGTTTCTATCGAGCGAGCGCGCCTTCGGCCGGATGCTTCAGGGCGGCGGGTTCTGGGACCAGCAGGTCGCCGCGCTCGGCCTTGCCAATGCGCTGGGCGCGCGGGGCGATGTGCTTTCCCGCATCCTGACCTCGGGCCTGTTCAAGAGCCGGCTCGACCGGGCGTTCGGCGAGATCGCCTGGCGCGGGGCGGAGCGGGCGGCGCCGATCGTGACCGATGCGGTGCGCGTTATCGGGTTCGAGAACGCGGTCGATCTGGTACGTGCGCCGCCGAGCGCGGCTACCGCGTTCCTGCGCGGCAACCTCGGCACCCGGCTGGTCGATGCTATGGTGCCCGAACTGGGCGCCGCGATGCGCGTGGCGAGCGATCCGCTCGTCGGGCAGGCACTGGCCGCGCTCACGGGCGTGGGTCTCGGCGATGCGGCCACGACCTTCGCCGCCAGCATCGACGAGGTGATCTGGCGTGAAATCGGCACCGAGGAAGCCGCGATCCGCGCCGATCCCGCTTCCACTCGCGACGCGGCGATCATCGCGGTCTTCGGTGCGGCGCGCGCGATCTAG
- the cobT gene encoding cobaltochelatase subunit CobT, protein MTEQTPLDRFRHALTGTARALSQDAEVEVAWTADVPAQAGRNFRVPLPGRTLPESQAREARGAADSFALRLRHHDEGVHAKGAPPEPVARACYDAIEQARYEAVGATSMGGVRANLAAAVEQRTAADPIGRASKAEDVPLPTALSLLLREALTGAEVPARASAGVELVRGWIEEKAGGDIAGLAGKLEDQRAFQSLALDLLRHLDLTRPAPSDSSDTEEGDGEDGPTPEDEGEEAPEEAGAEPQSADMRGEPTDGDSEGEGEGEEVEGSEEAGEGQPSDEAEEGMMPVRPNRPWTEIPDGFDYRPYTEKFDEVVGAEDLCDPDELERLRAYLDSQLAGLQGLVTRLANRLQRRLMAQQNRSWDFDQEEGLLDAARLARVVISPGHSLSYKVERETDFKDTVVTLLIDNSGSMRGRPISIAAISADILARTLERCGVKTEILGFTTRAWKGGQAREMWLADGRPQNPGRLNDLRHIVYKQADEPWRRARRNLGLMMREGLLKENIDGEALLWAHDRLLRRPEDRRILMVISDGAPVDDSTLSVNQAGYLESHLRKVIDWIEKQSPVQLVAIGIGHDVTRYYRRAVTIMDVEQLGGTMIEQLAGLFEGDG, encoded by the coding sequence ATGACCGAGCAGACGCCCCTCGACCGCTTCCGCCACGCGCTGACCGGCACGGCGCGCGCGCTGTCGCAGGATGCGGAGGTGGAGGTCGCCTGGACCGCCGATGTGCCCGCGCAGGCGGGGCGCAACTTCCGCGTGCCGCTGCCCGGCCGCACCCTGCCCGAGAGCCAGGCGCGCGAGGCGCGGGGCGCTGCGGACAGCTTCGCGCTGCGTCTGCGCCATCATGACGAGGGAGTGCATGCGAAAGGCGCGCCGCCCGAGCCGGTTGCGCGCGCCTGCTACGACGCGATCGAGCAGGCCCGCTACGAAGCGGTGGGCGCGACCAGCATGGGCGGGGTGCGCGCCAATCTCGCCGCGGCGGTGGAGCAACGCACCGCCGCCGACCCGATCGGACGCGCCAGCAAGGCCGAGGATGTGCCGCTGCCCACCGCGCTCTCGCTGCTGCTGCGCGAGGCGCTGACCGGGGCCGAGGTGCCCGCGCGCGCCAGCGCCGGGGTCGAGCTGGTTCGCGGCTGGATCGAGGAGAAGGCAGGCGGCGACATCGCCGGGCTTGCCGGAAAGCTCGAAGACCAGCGCGCCTTCCAGTCGCTCGCGCTCGATCTCCTTCGCCATCTCGACCTCACCCGCCCCGCCCCTTCCGATAGTTCGGACACCGAGGAGGGCGACGGGGAGGACGGCCCCACCCCCGAGGACGAGGGCGAGGAAGCGCCCGAGGAGGCCGGAGCAGAGCCGCAGAGCGCCGACATGCGGGGCGAACCCACCGACGGCGACAGCGAGGGCGAGGGCGAGGGAGAGGAGGTCGAGGGCAGCGAGGAGGCGGGCGAAGGCCAACCCTCGGACGAGGCGGAGGAGGGCATGATGCCCGTGCGTCCCAACCGCCCCTGGACCGAGATCCCCGACGGCTTCGACTACCGCCCCTATACCGAGAAGTTCGACGAGGTGGTGGGCGCGGAGGACCTCTGCGACCCTGACGAGCTCGAGCGCCTGCGCGCCTATCTCGACAGCCAGCTCGCGGGGCTGCAGGGTCTCGTCACCCGGCTCGCCAACCGGCTGCAGCGGCGGCTGATGGCGCAGCAGAACAGGAGCTGGGACTTTGACCAGGAGGAGGGGCTGCTCGATGCCGCCCGCCTCGCCCGCGTGGTCATCAGCCCCGGCCACTCGCTCAGCTACAAGGTCGAACGCGAGACCGACTTCAAGGACACCGTCGTCACGCTGCTGATCGACAATTCGGGCTCGATGCGCGGCCGCCCGATCAGCATCGCCGCGATCAGCGCCGACATCCTCGCCCGCACGCTGGAGCGCTGCGGGGTCAAGACCGAGATCCTGGGCTTCACCACCCGCGCCTGGAAGGGCGGCCAGGCGCGCGAGATGTGGCTCGCCGACGGCCGCCCGCAGAACCCCGGCCGGCTCAACGATCTCCGCCACATCGTCTACAAGCAGGCCGACGAGCCCTGGCGCCGCGCGCGCCGCAACCTCGGGCTGATGATGCGCGAGGGGCTCTTGAAGGAGAACATCGACGGCGAGGCGCTGCTCTGGGCGCACGACCGCCTGCTCCGCCGCCCCGAGGACCGCCGCATCCTGATGGTCATCAGCGACGGCGCCCCGGTCGATGACAGCACGCTGAGCGTCAACCAGGCAGGCTATCTCGAAAGCCATCTGCGCAAGGTGATCGACTGGATCGAGAAGCAGAGTCCCGTCCAGCTCGTCGCCATCGGCATCGGCCACGACGTCACCCGCTACTACCGCCGCGCGGTCACGATCATGGACGTCGAACAACTCGGCGGCACGATGATCGAGCAATTGGCCGGGCTGTTCGAGGGAGACGGGTGA